Proteins co-encoded in one Metabacillus sp. KUDC1714 genomic window:
- the liaG gene encoding LiaG family protein: MKKLFVLLFFVVGLLLLIVTNTSWLSFGQSNNQIEVTEKIDLIEIDVSSVSTTIIPEKRNNVKAEYKGKGKVTVQENGDAIKVKFESKNQFNFLSFFNKKNLTIYIPEDYDRDMVIDSGSGKLSFSGESKNEPMHLKNLTLNMSSGHVQLSNINTEYFEQDGSSGYVGIESFTTKKGSFNMSSGKLDVKDYSGEVEAQVTSGQLTLKMNKLSDSVKVKLNSGFATLDLPSNADFTLNGKIGSGAISTDFSLIDSKEEKDRIEGKHGSGQHDLDLDVNSGKIEVK; encoded by the coding sequence TTGAAAAAACTTTTTGTATTACTATTTTTTGTTGTCGGTCTCTTATTACTCATTGTCACAAACACCTCCTGGTTATCATTCGGGCAGAGCAATAATCAAATAGAAGTAACAGAAAAAATTGATTTGATTGAAATTGATGTATCAAGTGTGAGTACAACAATAATTCCTGAAAAAAGAAACAACGTAAAAGCTGAATACAAAGGAAAGGGAAAAGTGACAGTGCAGGAAAATGGTGATGCAATTAAGGTCAAGTTTGAATCAAAAAATCAGTTCAATTTCCTTTCATTTTTTAATAAAAAGAACTTAACAATTTACATTCCAGAAGATTATGATCGTGATATGGTGATTGATAGTGGTTCAGGGAAACTTTCCTTTTCTGGAGAATCAAAAAATGAGCCTATGCATTTAAAAAACCTTACATTAAATATGAGCTCAGGCCATGTGCAATTAAGCAATATTAATACAGAATACTTCGAACAAGATGGCTCTTCAGGCTATGTGGGAATTGAATCCTTCACTACAAAGAAAGGTTCCTTTAACATGAGCTCGGGAAAATTGGATGTAAAGGATTATTCCGGAGAAGTGGAGGCACAGGTTACATCTGGTCAACTCACTCTAAAAATGAACAAATTATCGGACTCTGTTAAAGTTAAACTAAATTCTGGTTTTGCAACACTTGATTTACCATCCAACGCTGATTTTACGTTAAACGGAAAAATAGGTAGTGGAGCAATCTCAACTGATTTTTCACTTATAGATTCTAAAGAAGAAAAAGATAGGATTGAAGGAAAGCATGGTTCAGGTCAGCATGATCTAGATTTAGATGTAAATAGTGGAAAAATTGAGGTAAAATAA
- a CDS encoding ABA4-like family protein: MFELLFSLASIGIVVWLLMIVLPTWRVTRFIADLKIFPIYLSILYIVGIITVIFMNGIGFMQYFSSATGVIQLLSEPNFALLVWIHLLCFDLFVGHFIYQENLEYRFIPLPLQSIILFLTLMFGPLGLLTYVVLRKARNREGS; the protein is encoded by the coding sequence ATGTTTGAGCTATTGTTTTCACTCGCGAGTATTGGGATAGTGGTTTGGTTGCTGATGATCGTTCTTCCTACATGGAGAGTGACACGTTTTATTGCAGATCTAAAAATATTTCCAATCTATTTATCAATCCTATATATTGTCGGAATTATCACAGTTATTTTTATGAATGGCATCGGTTTTATGCAGTATTTTAGCTCTGCAACTGGAGTTATTCAATTACTGTCAGAACCTAATTTTGCCTTATTGGTATGGATCCATCTTCTTTGCTTCGATCTATTCGTAGGACATTTTATTTATCAAGAAAATTTGGAGTACAGATTTATCCCATTACCACTCCAATCAATAATATTATTTTTGACACTTATGTTTGGGCCTTTGGGATTGTTGACCTATGTTGTGTTAAGAAAGGCAAGAAATCGTGAAGGAAGTTAG
- a CDS encoding TetR/AcrR family transcriptional regulator: MAVREDKKEQIIDNAVGVFAEKGYYKATTAMVAKASGVTQPYVFHFFANKEELFKAVIDRAFSRIYDTFAEVNGPADQLIETMGRAFTQIIKTHRDEVLMVMQAHTISDVGIRDHVRKLFLTIFESLTMKFERAGINQAKETAAHFIGTGLLITVAEVLNLPQLCNGKNEVE; this comes from the coding sequence GTGGCTGTCCGTGAAGATAAGAAGGAACAAATAATTGATAATGCAGTAGGGGTATTTGCTGAAAAGGGATACTACAAAGCAACAACTGCAATGGTGGCAAAGGCTTCTGGAGTAACACAGCCATATGTGTTTCACTTTTTTGCAAACAAGGAAGAATTATTCAAAGCTGTTATTGATCGTGCCTTTAGTCGAATATATGACACATTTGCCGAAGTCAATGGACCAGCTGATCAATTAATCGAAACGATGGGGCGTGCATTTACGCAAATTATCAAAACTCATCGTGATGAAGTTTTGATGGTCATGCAAGCTCATACTATTTCAGATGTCGGCATTCGTGACCATGTACGAAAGTTGTTTCTTACCATTTTTGAATCATTAACCATGAAATTTGAAAGAGCGGGAATTAATCAAGCAAAAGAAACAGCAGCACATTTTATTGGCACGGGATTGCTGATTACTGTTGCAGAGGTCTTAAATTTACCACAATTATGCAATGGAAAAAATGAGGTAGAGTGA